Proteins found in one Saccharopolyspora phatthalungensis genomic segment:
- a CDS encoding STAS domain-containing protein, giving the protein MSFAELGRTEVPAPRTELRIEDRTPGAEALRLNITRPVAGVVVIEAAGVLDMDSATRFAEVVRANLSTDTRTAVLDLSALSFLSTHGVVALLEAAHRALMRETDLLLVTQNRIVDRLLGMLDVASRFTYAATVDAAIQAAGSQSSDGVRRSGCRVRVPRP; this is encoded by the coding sequence ATGTCCTTCGCCGAACTCGGCCGCACCGAGGTTCCGGCTCCGCGCACCGAACTGAGAATCGAAGACCGCACGCCCGGAGCCGAGGCGCTGCGCCTGAACATCACGCGCCCGGTTGCCGGTGTCGTCGTCATCGAGGCCGCCGGGGTTCTGGACATGGACAGCGCCACGCGTTTCGCCGAGGTGGTGCGTGCGAACCTGTCGACGGACACCCGCACCGCCGTCCTGGACCTGTCCGCTCTGTCGTTCCTGTCTACTCACGGGGTCGTGGCGCTACTGGAAGCCGCGCACCGCGCCCTGATGCGCGAAACCGATCTTCTGCTGGTCACCCAGAACCGGATCGTCGACCGCCTGCTCGGGATGCTCGACGTCGCCAGCCGGTTCACCTACGCGGCCACGGTGGACGCTGCAATCCAAGCAGCGGGCTCGCAATCTTCTGATGG
- a CDS encoding ferritin → MTSSVKKIEPRVSRAQHLLAEQVGNEFRASQQYLAIAVWFDQRDLPRLAAHFYRRSLRKRTDALRIVQYMMDSNLAVEIPAVPTVRSDFSEPRELIALALEQERAVTAEVATQTRTVREDGDYLGEQFMRWFLAEQVDAVSQMSTMLNVLDRAHGNLFDVEDYLARESVGRRTNDSLAPQTAGGAVGH, encoded by the coding sequence ATGACCAGTAGCGTGAAGAAGATCGAGCCGCGCGTCTCGCGTGCCCAGCACCTCTTGGCGGAGCAGGTGGGCAACGAATTCCGCGCCTCGCAGCAGTACCTCGCGATCGCCGTGTGGTTCGACCAGCGGGACCTGCCCCGTCTCGCGGCACACTTCTACCGTCGGTCGTTGCGGAAGCGCACCGACGCGCTGCGCATCGTGCAGTACATGATGGACAGCAACCTCGCGGTGGAGATCCCGGCCGTGCCGACGGTGCGAAGCGATTTTTCCGAGCCTCGGGAGCTCATCGCGCTCGCCCTGGAGCAGGAGCGGGCGGTGACCGCCGAGGTCGCCACGCAGACTCGGACGGTCCGGGAGGACGGAGACTACCTGGGCGAGCAGTTCATGCGCTGGTTCCTGGCCGAACAGGTCGATGCGGTCTCGCAGATGTCGACCATGCTCAACGTGCTGGACCGAGCCCACGGCAATCTCTTCGACGTGGAGGACTACCTCGCGCGGGAGAGCGTCGGCCGAAGGACGAACGATTCGCTGGCACCGCAGACCGCCGGCGGGGCGGTAGGCCACTGA
- the hrpB gene encoding ATP-dependent helicase HrpB produces the protein MLDFPDLPVRAVLGDVTDALTKHCTAVLVAPPGTGKTTLVPLALAEQGLRVVVAEPRRLATRAAAERMASLLGENVGQRVGYSVRGERRRGADTIVEVVTSGLLVRRLQSDPELSGVDVVILDECHERHLDADLLLALLLDAREGLRPDLRVLATSATVAAGRAAELLGDAPVLEAHARTHQVRTTYLSPRRGERIESCVARAVRTALAEQDGDVLAFLPGAAEIRRVAGLLDESDVDVLPLHGRLPHAQQDSALRVGERRRVVLATAVAESSLTVPGVRAVVDSGLSRVSRVDNRRGLSGLATVRVSAAVAEQRAGRAGRQGPGVVYRCWPEHEHSTLPAYPEPEIRTADLTRLALELACWGTPDGSALTWWDEPPAGALAAGREVLRGLGALEVSGAVTDRGRRMAELGLHPKLARALLDGRELAGAEIAAEVVALLDNDALTSEVDVETALARLRRGVPGSERWRREVRRLRASVQPHSGTSAPSGTLAPGDAALVVALAQPERLARRRGADSAVYLLASGTAVELPGNSGLRGSEWLAVAVADRAPGSACGTVRLAAPADEALARRAAPALVTNVDEIGWIDGDVRAVRVERLGAISLSQRPIPDPDPAEVRAALLAGLRAEGLELLAWNEDARRLRQRLGFLHAALGDPWPATDDETLLSIVDQWLEPELSNARRRADLRIPAGVALRRLIPWSAAGRLDELAPDRIEVPSGSRIKVDYQDDRPALPVKLQEVFGWHDPPRIADGRVPVVLHLLSPAGRPAAVTADLNSFWRNGYQQVRAELRGRYPKHPWPEDPATATPTRRTRRGGRE, from the coding sequence ATGCTCGACTTCCCCGATCTTCCCGTCCGTGCCGTGCTGGGCGACGTCACCGATGCCTTGACGAAGCACTGCACGGCGGTGTTGGTTGCCCCGCCGGGTACCGGCAAGACGACATTGGTCCCGCTGGCATTGGCCGAGCAAGGGCTGCGCGTCGTGGTAGCGGAGCCGCGCAGGTTGGCGACCCGAGCCGCGGCCGAACGCATGGCGAGCCTGCTCGGCGAGAACGTCGGGCAGCGCGTGGGATATTCGGTGCGGGGCGAGCGCCGCCGGGGTGCGGACACCATCGTCGAGGTGGTGACCTCCGGCCTGCTGGTGCGGCGGCTGCAATCGGATCCGGAGCTCTCCGGGGTCGACGTGGTGATACTCGACGAATGCCACGAACGGCATCTCGACGCGGATCTCCTGTTGGCGCTGCTGCTGGACGCGCGCGAGGGGCTGCGGCCGGACCTGCGGGTGCTGGCGACCTCGGCCACGGTGGCGGCCGGTCGTGCCGCGGAACTGCTCGGCGACGCGCCGGTCCTGGAGGCGCACGCCCGGACCCATCAGGTTCGGACCACATACCTATCGCCGAGGCGGGGCGAGCGGATCGAGTCATGCGTGGCGCGGGCGGTGCGGACTGCGCTTGCCGAGCAGGACGGCGATGTGCTGGCGTTCCTGCCCGGTGCGGCGGAGATCCGACGCGTCGCGGGTTTGCTCGATGAATCCGATGTGGACGTTCTGCCGCTGCACGGGAGGCTTCCCCATGCCCAGCAGGACTCGGCGCTGCGCGTGGGGGAGCGGCGTCGGGTGGTGCTGGCGACGGCGGTCGCGGAATCGAGCCTGACCGTGCCAGGAGTGCGCGCCGTCGTCGACTCGGGCCTGTCCCGGGTGTCGCGTGTGGACAACCGGCGCGGCCTGTCCGGGCTGGCGACGGTCCGGGTGTCGGCGGCGGTGGCCGAACAGCGGGCGGGCCGTGCCGGACGGCAGGGCCCGGGCGTGGTGTACCGGTGCTGGCCGGAGCACGAGCACAGCACCCTGCCCGCCTACCCGGAACCGGAGATCCGGACCGCCGATCTGACGAGGTTGGCGCTGGAACTCGCCTGCTGGGGAACGCCGGACGGCTCGGCGCTGACGTGGTGGGACGAGCCGCCCGCCGGTGCGTTGGCCGCGGGACGGGAGGTGTTGCGCGGCCTCGGCGCGCTGGAGGTCTCCGGCGCGGTGACCGACCGGGGACGCCGGATGGCCGAGCTCGGCCTGCACCCGAAGCTGGCCCGCGCGCTGCTCGACGGCCGCGAGCTGGCGGGCGCGGAAATCGCGGCCGAAGTCGTCGCCCTGCTCGACAACGACGCATTGACCAGCGAAGTCGACGTGGAGACCGCGCTCGCCCGATTGCGTCGGGGAGTTCCGGGCAGCGAGCGGTGGCGCCGTGAGGTCCGCAGGCTGCGTGCGTCGGTGCAACCGCACTCTGGAACGTCGGCACCCTCAGGAACGTTGGCACCGGGCGATGCGGCGCTGGTCGTCGCGTTGGCACAGCCGGAGCGCCTAGCGCGGCGCCGGGGAGCGGATTCTGCGGTGTACCTGCTGGCCTCCGGGACGGCGGTGGAGTTGCCCGGGAACTCCGGGTTGCGCGGATCGGAGTGGCTCGCGGTGGCGGTCGCCGACCGAGCCCCGGGAAGCGCCTGCGGTACGGTCCGTCTGGCCGCGCCGGCCGACGAGGCACTTGCTCGGCGCGCGGCGCCCGCCCTGGTGACCAATGTCGATGAGATCGGCTGGATCGACGGCGACGTGCGGGCCGTCCGGGTCGAGCGGCTCGGTGCGATCTCCTTGAGCCAACGGCCGATTCCCGATCCCGATCCCGCCGAGGTCCGGGCGGCGCTCTTGGCCGGCCTGCGTGCGGAGGGGCTGGAACTGCTGGCCTGGAACGAGGATGCGCGGCGGCTGCGGCAACGGCTCGGCTTCCTGCACGCCGCCCTCGGCGATCCCTGGCCCGCCACCGATGACGAAACCTTGCTGTCCATTGTGGATCAATGGTTGGAGCCGGAGCTCTCGAACGCCCGGCGGCGCGCCGATCTGCGGATTCCGGCGGGCGTGGCGCTGCGGCGGCTGATCCCGTGGTCGGCGGCGGGCCGCTTGGACGAACTCGCGCCGGATCGGATCGAGGTCCCCTCCGGCTCCCGCATCAAGGTGGACTACCAGGACGACCGCCCCGCTCTGCCGGTCAAGCTGCAGGAGGTCTTCGGCTGGCACGACCCGCCGCGCATCGCCGACGGCCGGGTGCCGGTCGTGTTGCACCTGCTGTCACCGGCCGGCCGTCCGGCGGCCGTCACGGCCGACCTCAATTCGTTCTGGCGCAACGGGTACCAGCAGGTCCGCGCGGAACTCCGCGGCCGCTACCCCAAGCACCCGTGGCCGGAGGACCCCGCCACGGCAACCCCGACCCGCCGCACCCGCCGGGGCGGCCGTGAGTGA
- a CDS encoding DivIVA domain-containing protein, with amino-acid sequence MLTPDDVHNVSFTRTWRRSRGYDEAEVDELLTRVEATLRGKPLVTARDVLRARFSPGKPGRAYKKTQVAEFLDQVALTLMKREVREADQRVRSGSGETAPEKTAREKAVARRPDPVASVPRPEPVERTGEPVPAGREVLASATAQQPALDKAEVDAFMDRVEATLRGADELTAQDVLNARFNPPGPGQPGYQEASVFAFLVMVSTIIKQMAPQGRLVPAQRLPIGRAFPRALHPGAPRLTSEAVGSVVLRGSAEGERGYHEDEVDDFLDRVVATLRGADNVTSEEVHTVTFSEQPDAGTGYDQAEVDSLLDLIAERLETDSVRPRP; translated from the coding sequence ATGCTCACCCCCGACGATGTGCACAACGTTTCTTTCACCAGGACGTGGCGACGAAGCCGCGGCTACGACGAGGCCGAGGTCGACGAGTTGCTGACCCGTGTCGAGGCAACACTGCGCGGGAAACCGCTGGTGACCGCGCGCGACGTGCTGAGGGCCCGGTTCAGCCCGGGTAAGCCCGGGCGGGCTTACAAGAAAACGCAGGTCGCCGAGTTCCTGGACCAGGTGGCGCTGACCCTGATGAAGAGGGAGGTGCGGGAGGCCGATCAACGCGTCCGGTCGGGAAGCGGCGAGACAGCGCCCGAGAAGACAGCGCGCGAGAAGGCGGTGGCCCGGCGTCCCGACCCGGTCGCGTCGGTACCGCGGCCCGAGCCGGTGGAGCGGACCGGCGAGCCGGTCCCGGCGGGACGCGAGGTGCTGGCGAGCGCCACCGCGCAGCAGCCGGCGCTGGACAAGGCCGAGGTCGATGCGTTCATGGACCGCGTTGAGGCCACGCTGCGCGGTGCGGACGAGCTCACCGCGCAGGATGTGTTGAACGCCCGGTTCAATCCGCCCGGACCGGGCCAGCCGGGCTACCAGGAGGCCAGCGTTTTCGCCTTCCTCGTCATGGTCTCCACGATCATCAAGCAGATGGCCCCGCAGGGGCGGTTGGTCCCGGCGCAGCGCCTGCCGATCGGCCGCGCCTTCCCCCGGGCGTTGCACCCGGGAGCTCCGCGGCTCACCTCGGAGGCGGTCGGCAGCGTAGTGCTGCGCGGTTCGGCCGAGGGTGAGCGCGGCTACCACGAGGACGAGGTCGATGACTTCCTGGACCGCGTCGTGGCGACCCTGCGCGGAGCCGACAATGTGACCTCGGAGGAGGTGCACACCGTCACCTTCAGCGAGCAGCCCGACGCCGGCACCGGCTATGACCAGGCGGAAGTCGATTCGCTGCTCGACCTCATCGCGGAGCGCCTCGAAACCGATTCGGTCCGGCCACGCCCGTGA
- a CDS encoding DUF427 domain-containing protein — MTSSAERAAVEQSHKRVRAYLGGQLVADTRRPLLVWEHPYYPTYYLPVGDVRAKLRPTGESRHADRLGEGDVYDVLVDGATAERAAVRFPDSATTAVHDYVRFEWGAMDEWFEEDEPVYVHPRDPYKRVDILASSRHVTVRIGGVVVADSHRPHILFETGLPPRYYLPLADVRMDLLRPSDRRTQCPYKGTATYWNVLIEGTEHAGLVWTYRTPLPESQKIAGLACFYDEHVEMTIDGQPQEQPRTPFS, encoded by the coding sequence ATGACAAGCTCAGCTGAGCGCGCGGCGGTGGAGCAGTCGCACAAGCGGGTGCGGGCCTACCTCGGCGGGCAACTGGTCGCGGACACCCGGCGGCCATTGCTCGTGTGGGAACACCCCTACTACCCCACCTACTACCTGCCGGTCGGCGACGTGCGCGCCAAGCTGCGCCCGACGGGCGAGAGTCGGCACGCCGACCGCCTCGGCGAGGGCGATGTCTATGACGTGCTCGTCGACGGAGCCACCGCCGAACGCGCCGCGGTCCGGTTCCCGGATTCCGCCACCACCGCCGTGCACGACTACGTGCGGTTCGAATGGGGCGCGATGGACGAGTGGTTTGAGGAAGACGAACCCGTCTACGTCCACCCGCGCGACCCGTACAAGCGGGTCGACATCCTGGCGAGCTCACGGCACGTGACCGTGCGTATCGGCGGCGTCGTGGTGGCGGACTCGCATCGCCCGCACATCCTCTTCGAAACCGGCCTGCCGCCGCGTTACTACCTGCCGCTGGCCGACGTGCGGATGGACCTGCTGCGGCCGTCGGACCGGCGGACTCAATGCCCCTACAAGGGCACCGCGACGTACTGGAACGTGCTCATCGAGGGCACCGAGCACGCCGGTTTGGTGTGGACCTACCGCACCCCGCTCCCGGAAAGCCAGAAGATCGCCGGGCTCGCCTGCTTCTACGACGAACACGTCGAAATGACCATCGACGGCCAACCGCAGGAACAACCGCGCACCCCGTTCTCCTGA
- a CDS encoding TetR/AcrR family transcriptional regulator: MAGGRYHHGDLRAALLDSATTALRTRGVDALSLRELARDIGVSHAAPRRHFKDKRALLNALALRGFERLSAELEAAAATEGPFRRRLAAMARAYVHFAVHDAELLELMFVRKHAPDASEELVAGGHQLGASMFAVIADGQRGGDVHAGDPEGIGLAMFAGLHGFASLAVGGMLPDGSVDAALDLLLDELHHGLAPRAINVSR; the protein is encoded by the coding sequence ATGGCTGGAGGCCGTTATCACCACGGGGACCTTCGCGCCGCGCTGCTGGACTCGGCGACCACCGCGCTGCGCACGCGCGGCGTCGACGCGTTGTCCTTGCGGGAACTCGCGAGGGACATCGGCGTCAGCCATGCGGCACCGCGACGGCATTTCAAGGACAAGCGGGCATTGCTGAACGCGCTCGCACTCCGCGGATTCGAGCGGCTGTCCGCCGAACTCGAAGCGGCGGCGGCGACCGAGGGCCCGTTCCGCCGCAGGCTGGCGGCGATGGCCCGGGCCTACGTCCATTTCGCCGTGCACGACGCCGAACTGCTGGAGCTGATGTTCGTGCGCAAGCACGCTCCCGACGCCTCCGAGGAACTCGTCGCCGGCGGCCATCAGCTGGGGGCCTCGATGTTCGCGGTCATCGCCGACGGACAGCGCGGCGGCGATGTGCACGCCGGGGACCCCGAGGGGATCGGGCTCGCCATGTTCGCCGGACTGCACGGTTTCGCCAGCCTGGCCGTAGGCGGCATGCTCCCGGACGGGAGCGTCGACGCCGCCCTCGACCTCCTCCTGGACGAACTCCACCACGGCCTGGCTCCTCGCGCGATCAATGTCAGCCGCTGA
- a CDS encoding oxidoreductase yields MTAWKIDQIPDLTGRTAIITGANSGLGLHTAQALGTAGAHVVLAVRDVDKGKAAAATVPGRPEVRRLDLSDLTSVREFAASWDGKLDLLVNNAGVMFAPEGRTKDGFETHFGTNHLGHFALTNLLLPHVTDRVVTVASSTHRFVRGINFDNPNLTGDYRAQRAYGQSKLANLLFVLELQRRLSETGSSVRALAAHPGWAATNLQTRSPNPAVRRLMEVGNGLFAQDAKAGALPTLYAATQDLPGASYLGPDGPFELRGGPTLVSRTTAASDPTAAKKLWTLSEELTGTTFPLAKTG; encoded by the coding sequence ATGACCGCTTGGAAGATCGACCAGATACCCGACCTGACCGGCCGCACCGCGATCATCACCGGCGCCAACAGCGGCCTGGGCCTCCACACCGCCCAAGCACTCGGCACGGCCGGTGCGCACGTGGTGCTCGCCGTCCGCGACGTCGACAAGGGCAAGGCTGCCGCGGCCACGGTCCCCGGCAGGCCCGAGGTCCGGCGCCTGGACCTCTCCGACCTCACCTCGGTGCGGGAGTTCGCCGCATCCTGGGACGGCAAGCTGGACCTGCTGGTCAACAACGCCGGGGTGATGTTCGCGCCGGAGGGACGCACCAAGGACGGCTTCGAGACGCACTTCGGCACCAACCACCTGGGCCACTTCGCACTCACGAACCTGTTGCTGCCGCACGTCACCGACCGCGTGGTCACCGTCGCCTCCAGCACGCACCGGTTCGTGCGAGGCATCAACTTCGACAACCCGAACTTAACCGGCGATTACCGCGCCCAACGCGCGTACGGCCAGTCCAAGCTGGCCAACCTGCTCTTCGTGCTGGAGTTGCAGCGGCGGCTCAGCGAGACCGGGTCTTCGGTCCGGGCGCTGGCCGCGCACCCCGGCTGGGCCGCCACGAACCTGCAAACCCGCAGTCCGAACCCGGCGGTGCGCCGGCTCATGGAGGTCGGCAATGGGCTGTTCGCGCAGGACGCAAAGGCCGGAGCTCTGCCCACGCTCTACGCCGCGACCCAGGACCTGCCCGGCGCGAGCTACCTGGGCCCGGATGGACCATTCGAGTTACGCGGCGGGCCGACGCTGGTCAGCCGGACCACGGCGGCAAGCGACCCGACAGCGGCGAAGAAACTCTGGACCCTCTCCGAAGAACTCACCGGCACGACTTTCCCCCTCGCCAAGACGGGTTGA
- a CDS encoding bifunctional allantoicase/(S)-ureidoglycine aminohydrolase gives MSEPTYYAPKGGLPSQTTLLTDRAVVTEAYTVIPRGVLRDIVTSNLPGWSNTRTWILAKPIAGFATTFAQYIVEVSPGGGSTEPEPERGVESVLFLLAGTLNLVIESEDHVLTPGGYAYLPAGGSWAVANESDAAATFQWVRKAYEPLEGYTPKAFAVQEQEIEPTPMPDTNGAWATTRFVDPNDLAHDMHVNIVTFEPGAVIPFAETHVMEHGIYVLEGKAVYRLNDDWVEVEAGDFMWLRAFCPQACYAGGPGKFRYLLYKDVNRQIRLT, from the coding sequence TTGAGCGAGCCAACGTACTACGCCCCCAAGGGCGGCTTGCCGTCGCAGACCACGTTGCTGACCGACCGGGCCGTCGTGACGGAGGCGTACACCGTCATTCCTCGTGGCGTGCTTCGCGACATCGTCACCAGCAACCTGCCCGGATGGAGCAACACCCGGACCTGGATCCTCGCCAAGCCCATTGCCGGGTTCGCCACCACGTTCGCGCAGTACATCGTCGAGGTGTCGCCTGGCGGCGGCAGCACCGAGCCCGAGCCCGAACGCGGCGTCGAGTCCGTGCTGTTCCTGCTCGCCGGCACGCTGAACCTCGTCATCGAGAGCGAGGACCACGTCCTCACCCCGGGCGGGTACGCCTACCTCCCGGCCGGCGGCAGCTGGGCGGTGGCCAACGAGTCCGACGCCGCGGCGACCTTCCAGTGGGTCCGCAAGGCCTACGAGCCACTGGAGGGCTACACCCCCAAGGCATTCGCCGTGCAGGAGCAGGAGATCGAGCCGACGCCGATGCCCGACACCAACGGCGCCTGGGCCACCACGCGGTTCGTCGACCCGAACGATCTCGCGCATGACATGCACGTCAATATCGTGACCTTCGAGCCCGGCGCGGTGATCCCATTCGCCGAGACGCACGTGATGGAGCACGGCATCTACGTCCTGGAGGGCAAGGCGGTGTACCGGCTCAACGACGACTGGGTCGAGGTCGAGGCCGGTGATTTCATGTGGCTGCGGGCTTTCTGCCCGCAAGCCTGCTATGCGGGCGGCCCGGGCAAGTTCCGCTACCTGCTTTACAAGGACGTCAACCGCCAGATCAGGCTGACCTGA
- a CDS encoding EAL domain-containing protein, producing the protein MDYPQQSVHTAYQPLVNIGLGGILAVQLLPRWFGDGPRPSDSGVQPDPVKEDLQLVVGAIRAAADCRIRLPLHLSVRAHTVVHDPGALMDVRRALWSAGRQESETTLEIRPPLSRLDPERLLARMEELRGCGFRVALVGVGMDSVSPSLVTDLRPDLVKLTPSVLHGFPDKQGGLAVLESMRQLADVAGAALVVDGADQRRQFAAVRRLGARLVQGALLAPVSETPPMTTQVSVPAPEAPGRPDREDARAATGPPVVEFLAPATMLPADALADEARKTFTERPEISGIVLVDDEQRPLEALDRNRFLLAMSGPYGHALHAGKPASRLADKPRIVTTSTTAAETMRLVTTSDPARAYEDAVVVDEVGRCLGVIRANDLVRGVTDDHVEDAAALNPPTRLAPLKRFAKTLRGPSWVLSRPNTKGVEIPCGHNENSTDREIRSRTGGRPDATSAATEPDVALTWLRRSSQRFTDLLAVAPVGIGLFDQSERLVDANDALCRLLGYRLEQLRGCTTDDLSHPQDQGRSLRPGMGALGRNGAKPKVLQRLLMRSDGQPVSCELHTGLSVQDDGTQFWLVVFQDITERHRQAEALHHRATHDDLTGLPNRAAVKDLLASYLAGPVRDRTAVLFCDIDKFKRINDSLGHDAGDELLVALARILENGVPPECTVVRLSGDEFVIVCSNIDAVGGLDALATRVSSLLHTTTPVRGQLVRVSASIGAAVADRPNTTADDLLRFADAAVFEAKRRGPGKVSLASPTLIASADGQLHMEGQLRDALSHDELELHYQPVVASDGLITGFEALVRWPHPDLGLLSPAAFLPIAEQGDLLRKLDRWVLRTALREAAQWPGSFGCQVRIGVNLAGLVPGDPRFVAAVSEALDATGIAPDRVVLELVPCFAHGGGWGWKSVPL; encoded by the coding sequence GTGGATTATCCACAGCAGAGCGTGCACACTGCGTATCAGCCGCTGGTGAACATTGGATTGGGCGGGATCTTGGCAGTTCAACTGTTGCCCCGCTGGTTCGGCGACGGTCCCCGACCGAGTGACTCTGGCGTGCAGCCCGACCCGGTCAAGGAGGACCTGCAGTTGGTCGTGGGCGCGATCCGCGCGGCGGCCGACTGCCGAATCCGGCTTCCACTGCACCTCTCCGTGCGGGCTCACACGGTCGTCCACGATCCCGGCGCACTCATGGACGTACGCCGGGCGCTGTGGTCGGCCGGCCGCCAGGAGAGCGAAACCACCCTCGAAATCCGCCCGCCGCTGAGCCGGCTGGACCCGGAGCGACTGCTCGCCCGGATGGAGGAATTGCGCGGCTGCGGTTTCCGCGTCGCGCTCGTCGGGGTGGGGATGGATTCCGTCTCGCCGTCGCTGGTGACCGATCTGCGGCCGGACCTGGTCAAGCTCACGCCGAGCGTGTTGCACGGGTTCCCGGACAAGCAAGGGGGGCTTGCCGTCCTCGAATCCATGCGGCAGCTGGCCGACGTCGCCGGCGCGGCGTTGGTGGTGGACGGTGCGGACCAACGCCGGCAGTTCGCGGCCGTGCGCCGCCTAGGTGCCCGGCTCGTGCAGGGCGCGCTACTTGCCCCAGTGTCGGAGACGCCGCCGATGACCACCCAGGTCTCGGTGCCGGCGCCGGAGGCGCCCGGGCGGCCCGACCGGGAAGATGCGCGCGCCGCCACCGGACCGCCGGTCGTCGAATTCCTGGCTCCCGCCACCATGCTCCCGGCCGACGCCCTGGCCGACGAAGCGCGGAAAACCTTCACCGAACGACCCGAGATCAGTGGAATCGTGCTGGTCGACGATGAGCAGCGGCCCCTGGAAGCCCTCGACCGCAACCGGTTCCTGCTGGCCATGAGCGGCCCATACGGACATGCGTTGCACGCCGGCAAACCGGCGTCCCGGCTGGCCGACAAACCCCGGATCGTCACCACCTCCACCACCGCGGCCGAAACCATGCGGCTGGTCACCACGTCCGATCCGGCCCGCGCCTACGAGGACGCCGTGGTGGTCGACGAGGTGGGCCGGTGCCTGGGCGTGATCCGGGCGAACGACCTGGTCCGCGGCGTTACCGACGACCACGTCGAAGACGCCGCCGCGCTCAACCCGCCTACCCGCCTGGCTCCGCTCAAGCGGTTCGCCAAGACCCTGCGCGGCCCGAGCTGGGTGTTGTCCCGGCCGAATACCAAGGGCGTCGAAATCCCGTGCGGGCACAACGAAAACAGCACCGACCGCGAGATCCGATCGCGGACCGGTGGCCGCCCGGACGCCACCTCGGCGGCCACCGAACCGGACGTCGCCCTGACCTGGCTGCGCCGGTCCAGCCAGCGCTTCACCGACCTGCTGGCCGTCGCACCGGTCGGCATCGGCCTGTTCGACCAGTCCGAACGGCTGGTCGACGCCAACGACGCGCTCTGCCGATTGCTCGGGTACCGCCTGGAGCAGCTGCGCGGGTGCACCACCGATGATCTCAGCCATCCGCAGGACCAGGGCCGTTCGCTGCGCCCCGGCATGGGCGCGCTGGGGCGCAACGGCGCGAAACCGAAGGTGCTGCAACGGTTGCTGATGCGGTCGGACGGTCAGCCGGTGTCCTGCGAGCTGCACACCGGCCTGTCCGTGCAGGACGACGGGACGCAGTTCTGGCTGGTGGTCTTTCAGGACATCACCGAACGGCATCGGCAGGCCGAGGCCTTGCACCACCGGGCCACCCACGACGACCTAACCGGCCTGCCCAACCGGGCCGCCGTCAAGGATCTCCTCGCCTCTTACCTCGCCGGCCCGGTCCGCGACCGCACCGCCGTGCTGTTCTGCGACATCGACAAGTTCAAGCGCATCAACGACTCGCTCGGTCACGATGCGGGCGACGAGCTGCTGGTGGCCCTCGCCCGGATCCTGGAAAACGGCGTGCCGCCCGAGTGCACGGTCGTGCGCCTCTCCGGTGACGAATTCGTGATCGTCTGCTCGAACATCGACGCGGTCGGCGGTCTTGACGCGCTGGCCACGCGGGTGTCCTCGCTGCTGCACACCACCACCCCGGTGCGGGGTCAGCTCGTGCGTGTTTCGGCCTCGATCGGCGCCGCGGTGGCCGATCGGCCCAACACCACGGCGGACGACCTGCTGAGGTTCGCCGACGCCGCCGTGTTCGAGGCCAAACGGCGCGGCCCGGGCAAGGTCTCGCTGGCCAGCCCCACCCTGATCGCCTCCGCCGACGGGCAGCTGCACATGGAAGGCCAGCTGCGGGACGCCCTGTCACACGACGAACTGGAGCTGCATTACCAGCCGGTGGTCGCGTCCGACGGCTTGATCACGGGGTTCGAGGCCCTGGTGCGTTGGCCGCACCCGGACCTCGGACTGCTCTCCCCGGCCGCATTCCTCCCCATCGCCGAACAAGGAGACCTGCTGCGCAAGCTGGATCGCTGGGTGCTGCGCACCGCCCTGCGCGAGGCGGCCCAGTGGCCGGGGTCCTTCGGCTGCCAGGTCCGGATCGGCGTGAACCTGGCCGGGCTGGTGCCCGGCGACCCCCGGTTCGTCGCGGCCGTTTCCGAGGCGCTCGACGCGACCGGCATCGCCCCGGACCGGGTCGTCCTGGAGCTAGTCCCGTGTTTCGCACATGGGGGTGGTTGGGGTTGGAAGAGCGTTCCGCTTTGA